A genomic segment from Tuwongella immobilis encodes:
- a CDS encoding serine/threonine-protein kinase translates to MVTLGSKQMAEVETAITEKLGVAFPADQQPALEAFLRAWNSTNPPRIADYLPQPEHPSYLPTLLAFVSISSQFHHLYRIAFDLEKLICELPALQPYADRYRSLPANVDLARRLQLSPPLPEPPRQLGRYRVLETLGFGSVGQVVRAIDPDVPREVAIKMVHPSQTGVVGDLLREGQMSGKLNHPNIVPILEVLIHPGEVALVMPLIRGGTLADRIRTQGRMSWQWVQQFLAECGAALDYLHDQQIIHRDIKPGNILLQGETPRLSDFSHACPYLPNHPLPQGMTQGTPIYAAPEVLLRQSQTDASDRFSFGLVVLEALTGVRMERPDAWSGVRESELRAQMSSLLPCPPDWLQTAIIQLLHPDPNLRPSRIRNLLADLAPSPCIPSPPRTSRLMSRWIPIAGIAGVAALVCTVGPTLRARPDPRMASGISLARTSFHDQQSATTSVPATPNPPVSQDAHPSQPLTQEEVLARLDSAHREWATYLTQRPEKGLNRQAWMQETQATLEPIIAIHEQLSQYADQIPLWPTRLLGMQQHAAILRELERFQQAEQVLQELHRVGSNYLQMMPADPVAIRLLLSNNRLNLAHIYWKQQQYAKADEIFASVSEQLEELWLSTRDSNAEKLLCEVLTSQGDLYHREGRFDTARVHWGRALHQLQQRYATMPLDYLTRIRIVHVGFFLGESLLRNQECQRAMECYRFYLPILRELVQEFPDSAIRWHQLATTIERLVEHDQSFAMPTVSRCEALFAFDRAAALFQGTPAAPTPWRARVIQLSSRTRRARLLAQIHPDSESIESLNRCLVECENLVAEVDSVRETNRTDRELRMEAALAMIEVLQAAHRYSEMTILLDRMEQWSIDDPHLRKPLVAQLRRTLRQLSFPSADATILRCRRLCDELLQRLSSAS, encoded by the coding sequence ATGGTCACTCTCGGTTCCAAGCAAATGGCTGAAGTCGAGACAGCCATCACGGAAAAACTGGGCGTTGCCTTTCCCGCCGATCAGCAACCTGCGTTGGAGGCGTTCTTGCGCGCATGGAACTCCACCAACCCGCCCCGAATCGCCGATTATCTTCCGCAGCCGGAGCATCCGTCGTATCTCCCGACGTTACTAGCATTTGTGTCGATTTCATCGCAGTTCCATCACTTGTATCGGATCGCATTTGACCTCGAGAAGTTAATCTGCGAGTTACCTGCGCTCCAACCATATGCCGATCGCTATCGCTCCTTGCCGGCCAACGTCGATCTTGCCCGTCGGCTGCAACTCTCGCCCCCACTTCCCGAACCCCCGCGTCAATTGGGACGCTATCGCGTGCTCGAAACCCTTGGCTTCGGCTCGGTCGGCCAAGTCGTGCGGGCAATCGATCCGGATGTCCCCCGCGAAGTGGCCATCAAGATGGTTCACCCCAGTCAAACGGGGGTCGTTGGTGACTTGCTGCGCGAAGGCCAGATGAGCGGCAAGCTGAATCACCCGAACATTGTGCCGATTTTAGAAGTATTGATCCATCCGGGAGAAGTCGCGCTGGTGATGCCGTTGATCCGCGGCGGCACGCTCGCCGATCGCATTCGCACCCAGGGCCGAATGTCATGGCAGTGGGTGCAGCAGTTTCTGGCGGAGTGCGGGGCGGCACTCGATTACCTTCACGATCAACAGATCATTCATCGCGATATCAAACCGGGCAATATCCTGTTGCAGGGCGAGACTCCCCGACTCAGCGATTTTAGCCACGCCTGTCCGTATTTGCCGAACCATCCGCTGCCCCAGGGAATGACCCAGGGAACGCCCATTTACGCTGCCCCCGAAGTGCTGCTGCGACAATCCCAAACCGATGCCAGCGACCGATTTAGCTTCGGTCTAGTCGTCTTGGAAGCACTCACCGGCGTTCGCATGGAGCGGCCAGACGCATGGAGCGGCGTCCGCGAATCCGAACTGCGAGCGCAAATGAGCAGCTTGCTGCCATGCCCACCGGATTGGCTGCAAACCGCGATCATCCAACTCTTGCACCCCGATCCCAACCTTCGCCCGAGTCGCATTCGGAACTTGCTGGCCGATCTCGCGCCGTCGCCTTGCATTCCGTCCCCGCCACGCACAAGTCGGCTGATGTCGCGATGGATTCCCATTGCCGGAATCGCTGGCGTCGCCGCGTTGGTCTGCACCGTTGGCCCAACCCTCCGCGCTCGCCCCGATCCGCGAATGGCTTCGGGAATCAGCTTGGCTCGCACGTCGTTCCACGACCAGCAGTCCGCAACAACGTCAGTGCCCGCCACTCCCAATCCGCCAGTGTCCCAGGATGCCCATCCATCGCAACCACTGACTCAGGAAGAGGTTCTGGCTCGGCTCGACTCCGCACACCGAGAATGGGCAACCTATCTGACCCAGCGACCGGAAAAAGGCTTGAATCGACAAGCGTGGATGCAAGAAACCCAGGCGACGCTTGAACCGATCATCGCAATCCACGAACAATTATCACAATACGCCGATCAGATTCCCCTCTGGCCGACACGGTTGCTCGGCATGCAACAACATGCCGCCATCCTCCGCGAATTGGAGCGATTCCAACAGGCGGAACAAGTCCTGCAAGAACTCCACCGAGTGGGCTCCAACTATCTTCAGATGATGCCGGCTGATCCCGTCGCGATTCGGCTGCTTCTCTCCAATAATCGCCTGAATCTGGCACATATTTACTGGAAACAACAGCAGTATGCCAAGGCCGACGAAATATTCGCCTCGGTGTCTGAGCAATTGGAAGAATTGTGGCTCAGCACCCGTGATTCGAATGCCGAGAAACTGCTTTGCGAAGTGTTGACCAGCCAGGGCGACTTGTACCATCGAGAGGGGCGATTCGACACCGCCCGCGTGCATTGGGGCCGCGCCTTGCATCAATTGCAACAGCGTTACGCGACCATGCCGCTCGACTATCTCACGCGAATCCGAATTGTCCATGTCGGGTTTTTCCTGGGCGAATCGCTGCTTCGCAACCAGGAATGCCAACGTGCGATGGAATGCTACCGCTTTTACTTACCCATTCTGCGCGAGTTGGTCCAAGAATTCCCAGATTCGGCAATTCGCTGGCATCAATTGGCGACAACCATCGAACGACTAGTCGAACATGACCAATCCTTCGCGATGCCGACAGTCTCCCGATGCGAAGCGCTGTTTGCGTTCGATCGAGCCGCCGCCTTGTTTCAAGGCACACCCGCCGCTCCCACCCCGTGGCGGGCCCGCGTGATCCAATTAAGCAGCCGCACCCGCCGCGCTCGCCTGTTGGCCCAGATCCACCCCGATTCGGAGTCCATCGAATCACTCAATCGATGCTTAGTCGAATGTGAGAATTTAGTCGCCGAGGTCGATTCGGTGCGGGAAACCAACCGAACCGATCGGGAATTGCGAATGGAAGCCGCCCTCGCGATGATCGAGGTCTTGCAGGCTGCCCATCGATATTCCGAGATGACAATCCTGCTGGACCGCATGGAACAATGGTCAATCGACGATCCACATTTACGCAAACCGCTGGTCGCTCAGTTGCGACGCACGCTGCGGCAACTCTCATTCCCATCGGCAGATGCGACGATTCTCCGCTGTCGCCGATTGTGCGATGAACTCCTCCAACGACTGTCATCGGCTTCTTGA